A genomic window from Pecten maximus chromosome 2, xPecMax1.1, whole genome shotgun sequence includes:
- the LOC117322104 gene encoding uncharacterized protein LOC117322104 isoform X1, whose protein sequence is MTLTMNSVYIVVFATVGVAIAFSGNDAEYMLREIQQIRQEHLDEIKTYQQYIDSIIEENSKIKQRMDVLERENMMMFKRLSTLEDQYKDYDNRKLINVQFDTAAANLHTEINDIQSSPLRSRDTPAETRQQITNPRAEGNRPITLPETSSKTNQPIKFQETSAKTNQPITLIDTSSETHQPIMSIDTEVETNKPMPSQNEISFITPKKGKRISEAGERDSGCSDMKLTNRVGSVTHAVGFYAALAPDVSLGDQQDVKFDHVYTNLGQGYEPRDGHFRAPVAGLYLLSATVLSAGATPDDMLLELVKNGANVGQIYATKSLNEGSRVIVLSLDVGDMVWVRHMIGDPGTVANGSHYSTFSGVLISAFSSTTAI, encoded by the exons ATGACCTTAACGATGAATTCTGTTTACATTGTCGTCTTCGCGACAGTTGGTGTAGCCATCGCTTTCTCCGGTAATGATGCAGAATATATGCTACGCGAAATCCAACAAATCCGTCAGGAGCATTTGGACGAGATCAAGACATATCAACAGTATATTG ATTCTATCATAGAGGAAAACAGTAAAATCAAACAACGAATGGATGTTCTTGAACGTGAAAACATGATGATGTTTAAAAGACTTTCAACTCTTGAGGATCAATATAAAGATTACGATAATCGCAAATTGATAAACGTTCAATTTGATACGGCAGCTGCTAATCTACATACTGAAATCAACGACATCCAATCATCGCCATTAAGGTCGAGAGACACTCCAGCGGAGACTCGCCAGCAAATCACAAACCCAAGAGCCGAAGGTAACCGACCAATCACGTTACCAGAAACAAGTTCAAAAACTAACCAACCAATCAAGTTTCAAGAGACAAGTGCAAAAACTAACCAACCAATCACGTTGATCGACACGTCATCGGAGACACACCAACCAATCATGTCGATAGATACAGAAGTTGAAACCAACAAACCAATGCCAAGTCAAAACGAGATTTCTTTTATCACGCCAAAAAAAGGGAAACGTATTTCTGAAGCAGGAGAAAGAGATTCAG GATGTTCCGACATGAAGTTGACCAATCGTGTCG GGTCTGTTACACATGCAGTCGGGTTTTATGCTGCCCTAGCCCCGGACGTATCACTAGGAGACCAACAAGATGTCAAATTTGACCATGTTTACACAAACCTTGGACAGGGGTACGAACCCAGAGACGGCCACTTCAGGGCTCCTGTCGCCGGTCTGTATCTCTTGTCCGCTACAGTTCTCAGTGCTGGAGCTACGCCAGATGACATGTTACTGGAATTGGTAAAAAATGGAGCAAACGTTGGTCAGATATATGCCACAAAGAGTTTGAACGAGGGTTCGAGAGTAATCGTCCTTTCTCTTGACGTAGGGGACATGGTTTGGGTTCGTCATATGATAGGAGACCCAGGAACTGTCGCTAATGGTTCCCATTATAGCACTTTCTCGGGCGTTCTGATTTCAGCATTTAGTAGTACAACTGCCATTTAG
- the LOC117322104 gene encoding uncharacterized protein LOC117322104 isoform X2: MTLTMNSVYIVVFATVGVAIAFSGNDAEYMLREIQQIRQEHLDEIKTYQQYIDSIIEENSKIKQRMDVLERENMMMFKRLSTLEDQYKDYDNRKLINVQFDTAAANLHTEINDIQSSPLRSRDTPAETRQQITNPRAEGNRPITLPETSSKTNQPIKFQETSAKTNQPITLIDTSSETHQPIMSIDTEVETNKPMPSQNEISFITPKKGKRISEAGERDSGSVTHAVGFYAALAPDVSLGDQQDVKFDHVYTNLGQGYEPRDGHFRAPVAGLYLLSATVLSAGATPDDMLLELVKNGANVGQIYATKSLNEGSRVIVLSLDVGDMVWVRHMIGDPGTVANGSHYSTFSGVLISAFSSTTAI; this comes from the exons ATGACCTTAACGATGAATTCTGTTTACATTGTCGTCTTCGCGACAGTTGGTGTAGCCATCGCTTTCTCCGGTAATGATGCAGAATATATGCTACGCGAAATCCAACAAATCCGTCAGGAGCATTTGGACGAGATCAAGACATATCAACAGTATATTG ATTCTATCATAGAGGAAAACAGTAAAATCAAACAACGAATGGATGTTCTTGAACGTGAAAACATGATGATGTTTAAAAGACTTTCAACTCTTGAGGATCAATATAAAGATTACGATAATCGCAAATTGATAAACGTTCAATTTGATACGGCAGCTGCTAATCTACATACTGAAATCAACGACATCCAATCATCGCCATTAAGGTCGAGAGACACTCCAGCGGAGACTCGCCAGCAAATCACAAACCCAAGAGCCGAAGGTAACCGACCAATCACGTTACCAGAAACAAGTTCAAAAACTAACCAACCAATCAAGTTTCAAGAGACAAGTGCAAAAACTAACCAACCAATCACGTTGATCGACACGTCATCGGAGACACACCAACCAATCATGTCGATAGATACAGAAGTTGAAACCAACAAACCAATGCCAAGTCAAAACGAGATTTCTTTTATCACGCCAAAAAAAGGGAAACGTATTTCTGAAGCAGGAGAAAGAGATTCAG GGTCTGTTACACATGCAGTCGGGTTTTATGCTGCCCTAGCCCCGGACGTATCACTAGGAGACCAACAAGATGTCAAATTTGACCATGTTTACACAAACCTTGGACAGGGGTACGAACCCAGAGACGGCCACTTCAGGGCTCCTGTCGCCGGTCTGTATCTCTTGTCCGCTACAGTTCTCAGTGCTGGAGCTACGCCAGATGACATGTTACTGGAATTGGTAAAAAATGGAGCAAACGTTGGTCAGATATATGCCACAAAGAGTTTGAACGAGGGTTCGAGAGTAATCGTCCTTTCTCTTGACGTAGGGGACATGGTTTGGGTTCGTCATATGATAGGAGACCCAGGAACTGTCGCTAATGGTTCCCATTATAGCACTTTCTCGGGCGTTCTGATTTCAGCATTTAGTAGTACAACTGCCATTTAG